One genomic region from Stutzerimonas decontaminans encodes:
- a CDS encoding heavy-metal-associated domain-containing protein: protein MQIFNVSGMTCSHCERAVTQAIQALDPQAQVQVDLAAGTVQVQSSASEQAIRQAISEEGYQVS, encoded by the coding sequence ATGCAAATATTCAATGTGAGCGGAATGACCTGCAGCCACTGCGAGCGCGCGGTGACCCAGGCCATCCAGGCGCTGGACCCGCAGGCGCAGGTGCAGGTGGACCTGGCGGCCGGAACGGTGCAGGTACAGAGCAGCGCCAGCGAACAGGCGATTCGCCAGGCAATCAGCGAAGAGGGTTATCAGGTGAGCTGA
- a CDS encoding Bcr/CflA family multidrug efflux MFS transporter — MSLRILLILGALSAFGPLAIDMYLPAFPLLAQSFGTSVDHVQLSLAAYFIGLAIGQLVYGPLADRYGRRGPLLVGVTLFTLASLASAFAPSMDWLIGVRFVQALGGCAGMVVARAVVRDLCDPMTSAKVFSQLMLVMGLAPILAPVAGGALLASFGWPSIFILLTLFSAMCLVAVTLWLPETYPDGLPRQPMSGALGQYLRLFRDRFFIGHVLTGALCMAGMFAYITGSPFVFIELYGVKPEHFGWLFGINAAGFILMAQVNVRLVRWRGPEFWVRRWVWFFFGSALALLAVAAAQPESLWPLLIPLFCCVSCLGCLLPNATACAMADQRANAGSASALLGSMQFTIAAIAASAVGALHNGTAVPLAAIISLCGLLATIVAYTTARASTE, encoded by the coding sequence ATGTCCCTGCGGATTCTTCTCATACTGGGCGCGCTCAGCGCGTTCGGTCCTCTGGCGATCGACATGTACCTGCCGGCCTTCCCCTTGCTGGCGCAGTCGTTCGGCACCAGCGTCGATCACGTACAGCTATCGCTGGCGGCCTACTTCATCGGTCTGGCCATCGGTCAGCTGGTCTACGGGCCGCTGGCCGATCGCTACGGAAGGCGCGGGCCGCTGCTGGTCGGCGTGACGCTGTTCACCCTGGCATCGCTGGCCAGCGCCTTCGCGCCGTCCATGGACTGGCTGATCGGTGTGCGCTTCGTCCAAGCGCTCGGCGGCTGTGCCGGCATGGTGGTGGCGCGCGCCGTGGTGCGAGACCTGTGCGACCCGATGACCAGCGCCAAGGTGTTCTCGCAGCTGATGCTGGTCATGGGCCTGGCGCCGATCCTCGCGCCAGTGGCGGGCGGCGCTTTGTTGGCGTCGTTCGGCTGGCCGTCGATCTTCATCCTGCTGACGCTGTTCAGCGCGATGTGTCTGGTGGCAGTCACGCTGTGGTTGCCGGAAACCTATCCGGACGGGCTGCCGCGCCAGCCGATGTCCGGTGCGCTGGGACAATATCTGCGGCTGTTCCGTGACCGCTTCTTCATCGGCCACGTGCTGACCGGCGCGCTGTGTATGGCCGGCATGTTCGCCTATATCACCGGCTCGCCGTTCGTCTTCATCGAGCTGTATGGCGTCAAACCCGAGCACTTCGGTTGGCTGTTCGGCATCAACGCGGCGGGCTTTATCCTCATGGCGCAGGTCAACGTGCGCCTGGTGCGCTGGCGCGGGCCGGAGTTCTGGGTGCGGCGCTGGGTTTGGTTTTTCTTCGGCAGTGCACTGGCGCTGTTGGCGGTGGCGGCGGCGCAGCCTGAATCACTCTGGCCGTTGCTGATTCCGCTGTTCTGCTGCGTGTCCTGCCTCGGTTGTTTGCTGCCGAACGCCACGGCCTGCGCCATGGCTGACCAGCGCGCCAATGCCGGCAGCGCCTCGGCCCTGCTTGGCAGCATGCAGTTCACCATTGCGGCTATCGCCGCTTCCGCGGTGGGGGCGTTGCACAACGGCACGGCGGTGCCGTTGGCAGCAATCATCAGCCTGTGCGGCTTGCTGGCAACGATCGTGGCCTACACCACTGCGCGTGCCAGCACGGAATGA
- a CDS encoding TetR family transcriptional regulator, with amino-acid sequence MRRTKEEAEKTRIAILASAERLFLDKGVAHTSLDQIARDAGVTRGAVYWHFQNKAHLFHEMLNQIRLPPEQMTERLCSCNHQQPLQALIALRNLTVEAISTLASNEQKRRIFTILLHKCEFTDELREAEERHHAFINQFIDLCENLLRNASACLRPGVTPRLAALSLHALVVGLFTDWTRDTELFAPEVDTKALIDPLFRGLVRDWPADPDQPTG; translated from the coding sequence ATGCGCCGAACCAAAGAAGAAGCCGAGAAAACCCGAATCGCCATCCTCGCCTCTGCCGAGCGGCTGTTTCTGGACAAGGGGGTGGCCCACACCAGCCTCGACCAGATCGCCCGTGACGCCGGTGTGACGCGCGGCGCGGTGTATTGGCATTTTCAGAACAAGGCGCACCTGTTCCACGAGATGCTCAATCAGATTCGCCTGCCTCCCGAGCAGATGACCGAGCGCCTGTGCAGCTGCAATCATCAGCAGCCGCTGCAGGCACTGATCGCCCTGCGCAACCTGACGGTCGAAGCCATCAGCACGCTGGCCAGCAACGAGCAGAAGCGCCGGATCTTCACCATCCTCCTGCACAAGTGCGAGTTCACCGATGAACTGCGTGAAGCCGAAGAACGTCATCACGCCTTCATCAATCAGTTCATCGATCTGTGCGAGAACCTGCTGCGCAACGCCTCGGCCTGCCTACGCCCTGGCGTAACGCCACGGCTAGCGGCGCTGTCGCTGCATGCATTGGTGGTGGGGCTGTTCACCGACTGGACGCGGGATACCGAGCTGTTTGCGCCAGAGGTCGATACCAAAGCGCTGATCGACCCGCTGTTCCGCGGTCTGGTCCGCGACTGGCCGGCCGATCCCGACCAGCCCACCGGCTGA